GGCTTAAAATAAGCAAAATCCCCGCCTACGCCAAGGCTTCGGCGGGCAGGCCTGCGGTTGGTTATTAAAAAAGCAGAAGTGCTGTGCCCTTCCGTAGCTCGAAAAGCGGAGGAGGGTCATGGTGCGTAGAAAAAAGGCCAGCAATTAAGATTGCCGGACCGAAGATTGAAGCTTTTTGAATTCCTCAATAGAGTAGGTGTCGTGTGTTTGAGGATCATCTGGCGTGAAGAGAGTATTAGCAAGAACAATCAGTCCGCTGTCAGGTTGTAGGACTTCGTAAGTATGCAGAATATACGGGGGCATCCAGAGGCCATCCCCAATGTTAAGAGTATCTTCTCTAATGCTTCCGTGGACATCTTCGCATTTCCATAAAATCTGTCCGTTAAGACAAAAAACGATTTCTTCACGAATATGGTGAAATTCGGTTCCGCCTATTCTTCCGCAAGGCAAATTCATAACAGTGTATGAACGAAATCCTCGGATGTCACTTGGCACATGCGCAAGCTCGCTTGCGTCATAACGAAAGAACTGCTGAATGACTTTATTATACGGAAGAGCTAATAGTACCGTGAGTTTACCACCCGACTTGGTATCCCATGGTCCTCGAGGTGAAAAACTCATCACATCACGGACTTTGCGATATGCCATACTTAACTTACTCCCTGTAGTGTCTGGAATTCTGTAAAGTATTTTACATTATTGCCCACCGGTCGTCAAGGAATTAGGGTAATGTGCGCACACTTTTGGCGATTTTTCCTGACTGGTACATTCAACTTTGAAGCGCAACATTTCTTGCAAAAGCGACGCCTTTGCAAGTTACAAGTCACCCACTACATAACCTTGGCAATAAAAAAATCGCCACGGACCCGATGAATGTGGGGCCCGTGGCGGCGCTCGGATTTTTTGGTCTATTATTGATTCGTTGAACGTTGCAGGTGTTTGATATAGTTTTTGGTTTCAAACAGTCCTTCATATAACCCATATAAAAGTTCATATGCGGCTGTCAGGGCTAATTGGAATAAAATCATAACCGTATAATTGTTATAGTTAAAAGGGTTAGATATCAAGACGGGTATTGCAAATTCTAGATGCCACAGAAGTATCGCCAATAATCCTCCGAGTATCAAAGCAGATCCAATGCCGCCGGAAAAAGACATAAAGTAAATGTTGGAAGTTTTCATTCTGCTGTCGGGTTTTATCGCGACTTCGCCTATATAGCCCGTAAATAGACCGGAGAAGATGCAAAGCCTTGTCTTTAAAATTTTCACATTGCATAGCCGCGCCGCAATCCAGTGCGCGCTTTCATGCAGTATAGTGGAAATAATGTGCCAAAACAAAAGACCGGAAACCATAAATAATATAGGAAAAAGTACTTCAACTATCAGCGGTCGCATACTTTTTCTCCTTTTAAAGGTGCTCGGTTATTTCAGAATGCCGTTATAAATAATAGCATATCCGTTTTATCATGTCAAATTTTCCTTTTCTCGCGTATAAAAATATGATAAAGTTTTTTAATGGCGTACAAAGTAAAAACTGAGAAATTTGAAGGACCGTTTGACGCGCTTTTAGACCTGATTGAAGAAAAGAAACTTTCAATCAGTGAAATTTCTTTGGCTCAAGTATGTGAGGACTATTTGAAGCATTTTAAAACCTTGGGTGATATTTCGCGCTCGGAAGCCGCCTCTTTTTTGGCCGTTGGAGCAACCCTGATGCTTATAAAATCGCGGACACTCCTACCGGCTCTGGAACTTACGCCCGAGGAGGAAGAATCCATTGAGGAACTGGAAAATCGCCTGAAATTATTAAGAAAGTTCAGGTCCCTTGCCAGGAATATTCACGAATACGGCGCGAGAAACACTCCGCTTTTTTCGCGGGAGGCTTTCAGTGGCCATGAATTCGGTTTTTTGCCCCCTGAAAAAGTGACGATTTCGCTCCTTCAAAAGTTGGCCGGAAGAATAATTGATACCCTGCCTAAAACGGATTTGCTTCTTGAGCGCACATTGGTTAAAGTTATCACTATTGAAGAAAAAACCCGCGAATTGATGGGGCGCATACAAAACCGTCTCTCCGGATCTCTTGAAAAGATTATTTCGGCCAAAGATAAAATTGAGCTGATTGTCGGATTTCTGGCGCTTTTGGAATTAATCAAGCAGGGAATTTTCGAAATTGAGCAGAAAAGCCCTTTTGGCGAAGTGGAATTAAAAAAAGCACCCGTTTAAAATGAACAGTTTAACTAAAAGGATAGAAGCCATACTTTTTATTCACGGAGAACCCGTGGCGCTTGAAAGATTGGTTAAGATTTTGGGTATAGACATCACCGAAATTCGTAAAGCCGCCGAAGAACTGGACCAGCGGCTGATTGATACGGCTTTGACTTTAGTCTGGAAAGGAAATGACCTTCAATTAGTTACGCGCCCCGCCTTATCAAAGGACGTTGAGGTTTTGGTTAAAGAGGAAATGTCCAAGGAAATAAGCCGCGCTTCGTCCGAGACGCTCGCGATTGCAGCCTATCGCGGCCCTTTGACCAGAGCTGAAATAGACTATATCCGCGGCGTTAATTCTTCCTACACCTTAAGAAATCTTTTGATCCGCGGACTGATAGAAAGAAAAACAAACCCAAAAGACGCGCGGACGTATATATATCAGGTTTCAATTGATTTTCTTAAATTTCTTGGTCTTGCCAAATTAGAAGAATTGCCGGAATACGCCGGGTTTTCGGATAAGCTCGGACAATTTTTATCCGACAAGCCCAAAGAAAAATGATGCGATACGCGCTTTTTTTGCTTATATTGGTTTTGTTTGCCGGAGTCGGCGTCTCGCGGCCCGATATTAAAATCGCGCGGCCTGATGCGTATTTTTTTACCGCAAGTCCGTCCGCCGAAAAATATCCTCCGGAAATTGTTGATCCGTTTAAGGATTTAACCATTGAAGCCGAGTCAGCCGTTCTTTTGGATTTATCCGGCGATAAAATAATTTTCAAAAAAAATTCCGATTTTGAGCGGCCTTTGGCCAGTTTGACCAAGTTGGTTACGGCGGCTGTTTTTTATGATTTGGTTGAGGACATTTTATCTGCCGAAAACGCCGGTTTGCCGATCGGGCAGGAATCAGCCTCTATTGTTATCCCCATAACTTCGGAAGCCGTAAAGCAGGAAGGCGATGATGGATTTTTGGTAAACGAATCTTTTCGGGCCGAGGATTTAGTGTCGGCGATGCTGGTCAGGTCTTCAAATGACGCGGCTTACGCTTTGTCTTCCTGGCTGCAGAAAAAATCCAATAAACCCGACTCCTTATGGTTTGTAAATGAAATGAATGTTTTTGTAAGCGGCATCGGTTTGCACCAAACTTATTTTTTAAATCCCACGGGGTTAGATGTTGACGATTATCTTGCGGGGGCCTATGGTACTGCCGAGGAAATGGCCCGTCTTTTTTCGTGGCTGATAAAAAACAAGTTTGACATTATTTCCGCGACATCCGGGCCGCAGATCACCGTTTATTCCGTTCAAGGAAAGAAACATATTTTTGAATCAATCGCCGTCCCCGTAATGCCCATTCCCGAACTTATATCGGCCAAAACAGGCTATACTGAACTTGCGGGAGGAAACCTTGTTTTTGCTTTTGGCCTTGGAGTCGGGCGTCAGTTTATCGCAGTCGTTTTAGGGTCGTCTTATGAAGGAAGGTTTGAGGACGCCATGAAACTTTACGCGGCTGCCTCCCGATACGTTAAAAATTTATGATTCTCAACGTTTTTAAAGTTTTCGGCCTTTCAATTATTGCTTTTTTTGTCGGCATTCTTCTTACGCCTATTTTTACCCGCTATCTTTATAAATATAAAATGTGGCGTAAGGACGCGCGGCAGTTTGCCCCCGATGGTTCTCCGACGCCTATTTTCAGCGAATTGCATAAGGGGCGCGAAACAAGCGTGCCGCGGCTTGGCGGAGTTTTAATTTGGTTTGTCCCCTTGGTGATAATTGCCGTAATTGGTTTCCTGTCTTCTTTTTTTCCGTCAAATTTTGTTTTGCACAAATTAAATTTTTTAAGCCGGGACCAGACTTGGCTGCCTCTTTTTACTTTAATCGCCGCGGCTCTAGTCGGGCTGGCTGACGATCTTCTGCAAATTTTCGGAAGGGGAAAATATATAGCCGGCGGCATGCGTTTTTCAAGAAGGCTTGCCATGATAATTCTCATTGCCGCGGCAGGAGCCTGGTGGTTTTATTCTAAATTGGGAGTTGATTCGGTTTTTATTCCTTTTTTCGGAGATTTTTCTTTAGGACTTTTGTTCCCCTTATTTTTTGTTTTGGTTATGGTCGCCACTTTTTCGGGCGGAGTGATTGACGGGCTGGATGGATTAGCCGGCGGGGTGCTGGCCGCGGCGTTCTCGGCTTATGCCGGCATTGCTTTTTTCCAGAATCAAATTGACCTTGCCGCATTTTCGGGGGTGATAATCGGCTCGCTCCTTGCCTTTTTGTGGTATAACATTCCGCCCGCCAGATTTTATATGGGTGAGTCGGGCATAATGGGGCTTACTACGACTTTGACGGTGCTCGCATTTCTGACCGATTCGGTCTTGGTTTTGCCGATTATCGCTTTGCCGCTTGTTTTGGCATCAGCTTCCAGTTTGATCCAGCTTTTATCCAAAAAGTTTTTTGGGCGGAAAATTTTTAAAGTGGCGCCTTTGCATCATCATTTAGAAGCCATAGGCTGGCCGGCTTACAAAGTAACCATGCGTTTTTGGGTGGTGGCCGTGGTTTTTTCGGTGATAGGAATGGTTTTAACTTTGATTGGGCGTTAAGCTTTTAGGGGGAAACGTTTATGTTTTGGAATAAGTATAAAAATTTTGTCCGTAAAGATATTGAACCGGATGAAATTTTTATGGACTCCGCGAATTTGCCGGGATTTGAACGCGGTCTTTTTGAGGGCCGTATTGAAGCCCCGCTTTCAAACAGGGTGCCTTATTCCGTTTTCGCCGTTTTTTTATTTGTGGCATTCGCGGCATTGGCGCTTTTGATTCGTCTTCAGGTAATTAATCATGACGCGTATTTAGCCAGAGCCGAGAATAACACTCTTACGCGCGTAAGACTTTCAGCCGAACGGGGGCTTATTTATGATCGGAATATGAATGAACTTGCCTGGAATTCTTCCGACGGCAGGGCTTACTGGAAAGATTCCGGGTTGGCGCATATTTTGGGCTATCTGGGATATCCGGATAAGATTTTGGCAGGTATTGATCCAAAATCCAGGGTAGGCAGAGGCGGCATTGAAGCGGTTTACGAAGAACTTTTGCGCGGAAAAGATGGCTCCAGGCTTATTGAAGAAAGCGCTGACGGCGATATTTTATCCCAGAGTGTTGAATTGGAACCGGTAAACGGAAAGAGCGTTGTTTTGACTATTGATGCCGAGATGCAGTCCAAATTTTTTTCCATCGTGGAGGAGGTGGTTAAAACCCGCGGTTTTCGCGCCGGAGCCGGCGCGGTTATAGACGTTCAAACCGGAGAGATTTTGGCGGCGGTAAGTTTTCCGGAATTTAGTTCCGAGGTTTTGTCGCAGAGTTCTTCCGAGGAAGAAATTATTTCTTATTTGAAAAGCGGCAGCCAGCCCTTTTTTTTCCGGGCGTTTGAAGGCCTTTACGCTCCCGGCTCTATTTTTAAAACCGTCGTCGCGTTGGCCGCGCTTAGTGAAAAAATTATAGATCCCGCGAAACAAATTTTTAGCGCCGGAAGCATATCCATACCCAACCCTTATTTTCCGGACCAATCCAGCACTTTTTATGATTGGAAGGCCCACGGTTGGGTTGATATGCGTCGGGCTCTGGCCGTTTCGTCAAACATTTATTTTTATACGGTTGGCGGCGGGTTCGGAAATCAGAATGGTCTGGGAGTAAAAAAAATAACGGACTACGCCTTAAGGATGGGGCTTGGGAAAAAGGTCGGCGTGGAACTTGCGGAGTCTGAAGGGTTTTTGCCGAGTCCTGAATGGAAAGAAAAAAACGACCCTTTGGATCCGGTCTGGCGCATAGGCGATACTTACAATTTAAGCATCGGCCAGGGGATGGTACAGGTTACGCCTCTGCAAATGGCCTCTGTTGTCGCGACCATATCCCGAGGCGGCGTAAGTTCGGATATTCATCTGGTCAAAGGAACGATGCTGCGGGATAAATTTGATCCGATTAATTTGCAGCCGGATAAAAAAGCGGATATACCCGATGATGCATTTGAGATTGTAAAAGAGGGGATGAAGCAGGCCGCTGAATATGGTACTGCCTCGGCCCTTTCCGGCTTGGGGGTGAAAGTCGGCGGCAAGACGGGGACAGCCGAGATAGGTTCGGAAAAAAAGAAAGTAAATTCATGGCTCCTCGGATTTATGCCGTATGATAATCCAAGAATGGCTGTGTCCATTGTCTTGGAAGCGGGAAACTCTCAAAATTTAGTTGGCGCTACGTACGCGGCCAGAGAGTTGATTTTATGGCTTGTGGAAAACAGGCCTGAATATTTGCGCTGATTATGTTATGCTTTTGGGGTTGACTTTCTTTTTAAAAAAGACTATACTTCTTTGATTGTTTAAGTCGCGATATAAAAATTTATTAAAATGAATAATTTTCAAGACGCTGAATATTTGAGTCAGGAAGGTTTTGACCGCCTGAAAGCCGAATTAAAGAGCCTGAAGAATGAAAAAAGAAAGGAAATAGCGAGCCGTCTGGAATATGCCAAGGGACTCGGCGATCTTTCCGAGAACTCCGAATACCACGAGGCCAAGGAGGCCCAGCTGGAAAATGAAGGCCGGATTGTTGAGTTGGAAGATGTGCTGGCGCGTTCGGTGATTATGTCTAAAGCCCCCGCCAAAAATAACGTGGCCATAGGGTCAACCGTGGTTGTGGCTCGCGCCGGTTCTTCCGATTCTTTTACCTATATTCTTGTGGGGTCTGAAGAATCCAATCCCATTAAATCAAAAATATCTTACGGATCCCCTCTGGGGCGGGCTCTTTTGGGGCGTAAAAAAGGCGAGGAAGTTAAAGTTGTTGCTCCCAGGGGAGAGATAAAATATAAAATTCTTGATATAATGTAAAGATGAGTCTTGATGAAATCAGGTCGGATAGACTGAATAAACTAGCAAAAATTAAAGCCGCCGGAATTGAGCCATATCCCGTCATAAGCTCGGGATTATTTGATTTAAGCAAGGTAAGGTCAGAATTTAACTCGCTCAAAAAGAAAAAATCGCTGATTTTAAGCGGAAGAATTGTAGCTATGCGCGTCCACGGCGGGTCTATTTTTTGCGACATCTTTGACGGCCGCGATAAGTTTCAGGTTTATCTGAAAGAGGACGATTTGGGTCGTAACTTCTCGCTTTTTTCGGAATTGGCCGACTCAGGAGATTTTTTTGAGTTCAAAGGCAGGCTTTTTTTAACCAAGAAAAAAGAAAAAACCCTTTTGGTTTCCGGCTGGCGGATTTTAGCCAAAAGTTTAAGGCCGCTTCCCGAAAAATGGCATGGCCTGCAAGATGTTGAAGAAAGATACCGCCGGCGCTATCTGGATTTATTGTCAAATCCGGAAGTGCGCGAGCGTTTTGACAAGCGCACAAAGATTGTTACGGAAATCAGAAAATTTCTGGACAAGTTGGGGTTTCAGGAAGTTGAAACGCCGCTTTTGCACGCGCTTGCCGGAGGGGCCGCGGCCAAGCCCTTTAAAACCCACCATAACGCGCTGGACTACGAATTTTATCTGCGCATAGCTCCGGAACTTTATTTAAAAAGGCTGCTTATCGGCGGAATGGAAAAGCTTTATGAAATCGGGCGAAATTTCAGGAACGAAGGCGTTGACGTTTCTCATAATCCGGAATTCACGATGCTTGAACTTTACGAATCGTTTTCAGACGCGGAAAATCATCGGGATTTTGTTGAGAAACTTTTAAAACATTTGGTTAAAACCATAAATAAGTCCTTGATTGTCAAGTATCAGGGGAGTGAAATGAATTTCGGAAAAAAATTTGTCTCCATCACTTTTGAAGACGCTTTGAGCCGGTTTGCCCTGGTAAATAATTATAAAAAAATATCGGAAGAAGAATTAAAACTTAAAGCCAAACAGTTCGGCATAGAGCTGGAGCACGGAGATTTTAAGGCAAAAATTGCCGATAAAATTTTTAAAAAGATTTGCCGTCCTAAAATAATACAGCCGACTTTTGTTTTGTATTATCCTTTGGAAATTTTGCCTTTGGCTAAAGAATCAGGCGAGTATCCGGGGATGGCAGATATGTATCAGTTAGTCATAGGCGGTTTGGAATTAGTTAAGGGTTTTTCGGAATTGAACAATCCTTCCGAACAGCGCCTGCGTTTTGAAGCGCAGGAAGAAATGCGTAAAGCAGGCGACCAGGAAGCAAGCCGAATGGACGAAGAATATCTTGAAGCAATGGAATACGGCATGCCTCCGGCGGCAGGTTTGGGCATGGGCATTGACCGTTTAGTTATGTTTTTGACTAATACCGCCAATATCCGCGAAGTCATCCTTTTTCCCACACTGCGTCCGGAATAAGTAAAATATTTAGGAAATTAAAATTAAAGACGGGCTCCGACGATATTTGTCGGAGCCCGTTCGGGTCTCTCGGTTCTCTCCTCTGTTATTTTGTTTATCTCAGAAGATGTAGTCCGCCTCCAGCGGGTAGTCCTCCTGGGTGTTCTTGAGTCTCGCTGTGGGCGGGGCGAGCGTCGGAAACCGAGGGTGTCCGAGACCGAGGGTCGGAACAATTTTGCCTCGGATAGTTATCCACAATAGAGGATTTGATTGTTTTTTAGAGTAAAGTGGTATAAAATTATATATAAGTGGTGAATTGTGGATAAATCTGTGGATAGTGTGGATAAATACCGATATTGCCTACGAACGGAGTGAGTAGACGCAATATCGAGCGTTTATCCACCCTCACACCCAAAAATCACGTATTATGTTCAATTTTTATGAATCATATTCAAGGAGAGAATTAAAAGCGACGCCCCCCAAGTTGTTTTTGGGTGTGAGGGTGCGCAATTTTACAACCAAAATTTCTTCGCCTAACGGCTCGAAATTTTGGGAAAAATTGGCATGTTAATAGGCGAATTTCAGCACATATTGGACTCCAAAAAACGGGTGGCATTACCTGCCAAATTAAGGCGTGAACTTGGTAAAAACGCCGTAATTACGCGCGGATTGGATAAATGCCTTTTTGTTTATCCTCTTAAAGAATGGGAAAAAGTCGCCGAAAAACTTTCAAATCTTCCGGTGGGGCAAGCCGCCAACAG
The genomic region above belongs to Candidatus Niyogibacteria bacterium and contains:
- the greA gene encoding transcription elongation factor GreA, coding for MNNFQDAEYLSQEGFDRLKAELKSLKNEKRKEIASRLEYAKGLGDLSENSEYHEAKEAQLENEGRIVELEDVLARSVIMSKAPAKNNVAIGSTVVVARAGSSDSFTYILVGSEESNPIKSKISYGSPLGRALLGRKKGEEVKVVAPRGEIKYKILDIM
- the scpB gene encoding SMC-Scp complex subunit ScpB, whose product is MNSLTKRIEAILFIHGEPVALERLVKILGIDITEIRKAAEELDQRLIDTALTLVWKGNDLQLVTRPALSKDVEVLVKEEMSKEISRASSETLAIAAYRGPLTRAEIDYIRGVNSSYTLRNLLIRGLIERKTNPKDARTYIYQVSIDFLKFLGLAKLEELPEYAGFSDKLGQFLSDKPKEK
- the lysS gene encoding lysine--tRNA ligase, which gives rise to MSLDEIRSDRLNKLAKIKAAGIEPYPVISSGLFDLSKVRSEFNSLKKKKSLILSGRIVAMRVHGGSIFCDIFDGRDKFQVYLKEDDLGRNFSLFSELADSGDFFEFKGRLFLTKKKEKTLLVSGWRILAKSLRPLPEKWHGLQDVEERYRRRYLDLLSNPEVRERFDKRTKIVTEIRKFLDKLGFQEVETPLLHALAGGAAAKPFKTHHNALDYEFYLRIAPELYLKRLLIGGMEKLYEIGRNFRNEGVDVSHNPEFTMLELYESFSDAENHRDFVEKLLKHLVKTINKSLIVKYQGSEMNFGKKFVSITFEDALSRFALVNNYKKISEEELKLKAKQFGIELEHGDFKAKIADKIFKKICRPKIIQPTFVLYYPLEILPLAKESGEYPGMADMYQLVIGGLELVKGFSELNNPSEQRLRFEAQEEMRKAGDQEASRMDEEYLEAMEYGMPPAAGLGMGIDRLVMFLTNTANIREVILFPTLRPE
- a CDS encoding segregation/condensation protein A is translated as MAYKVKTEKFEGPFDALLDLIEEKKLSISEISLAQVCEDYLKHFKTLGDISRSEAASFLAVGATLMLIKSRTLLPALELTPEEEESIEELENRLKLLRKFRSLARNIHEYGARNTPLFSREAFSGHEFGFLPPEKVTISLLQKLAGRIIDTLPKTDLLLERTLVKVITIEEKTRELMGRIQNRLSGSLEKIISAKDKIELIVGFLALLELIKQGIFEIEQKSPFGEVELKKAPV
- a CDS encoding D-alanyl-D-alanine carboxypeptidase; the protein is MMRYALFLLILVLFAGVGVSRPDIKIARPDAYFFTASPSAEKYPPEIVDPFKDLTIEAESAVLLDLSGDKIIFKKNSDFERPLASLTKLVTAAVFYDLVEDILSAENAGLPIGQESASIVIPITSEAVKQEGDDGFLVNESFRAEDLVSAMLVRSSNDAAYALSSWLQKKSNKPDSLWFVNEMNVFVSGIGLHQTYFLNPTGLDVDDYLAGAYGTAEEMARLFSWLIKNKFDIISATSGPQITVYSVQGKKHIFESIAVPVMPIPELISAKTGYTELAGGNLVFAFGLGVGRQFIAVVLGSSYEGRFEDAMKLYAAASRYVKNL
- a CDS encoding WxcM-like domain-containing protein, with the protein product MAYRKVRDVMSFSPRGPWDTKSGGKLTVLLALPYNKVIQQFFRYDASELAHVPSDIRGFRSYTVMNLPCGRIGGTEFHHIREEIVFCLNGQILWKCEDVHGSIREDTLNIGDGLWMPPYILHTYEVLQPDSGLIVLANTLFTPDDPQTHDTYSIEEFKKLQSSVRQS